In Desulfatibacillum aliphaticivorans DSM 15576, the genomic stretch GCAAGACAGGGTCCGGGTTTTCCAAATGCCCGAACCATCCCGCAAAAAGGTCGATGTCCTTTTTGATGGAGGCTACTTCATTTTTCTCGGGCTTTTTAGTGACTTGTTCCTCTGTCATGGTTTACCCCATAAACCCGTCCATGCGGGTGGATGCGCGTTTTTTGCCGGTGGAGTTGAAGTCGATTTCCACGCCGTCGATATTCTGGACGGCGTACCAGGCCATGCACCCGGCTATGGCCGAATCCCCGTGGCGCTGCCCTCCGTCCGAGCCTTTCGTCCGGTAATCGTCCGGCACCTTGGCCACGCCTTTTCTCATCTTTACGGACCGATGATCCTCCAGGATGTCCGAGTCCCTGGGGATAAGGATTTCCTTGTCTTCAAAGGCCTTTTTGTATTTGGGCATGGTTTCCTGATACCAGCCCTGGGACGGACTAACCATGTGGATGCGTGCGGAGCCGTAGCGCTGCATGGCCACTTCGGCCAGGTATTGGCCGTTGCCCCGTGAGTCCAGGGCGCCGCCCGTAAAACGCGGCAGCCTGTCCACGATGTAAAAAAGCACATGCCTTTGCTGCTCAAACGGGACGTTTCTCAAGTCCGCAACAAAGGGCGCGTGGTATTTCAGGCCGGGCTGTTCCTGTAATGGGAAGATGTCGGTCAAGTCGCCTGTCCGGCCGAAGTCCTCTCCAAAGTAGGTTTTCAAGTATGGGTCCAGCCGATCCAAATGCGGCTTAAGGTTTTCCTCGCACCATTCCCTTGCCGCCTTTTCCCGGACGAATTCATGCTCGTGGACGAAAGAGTCCTTGCACTTCCAGCGATAAACCGGGATGTCCGGGCTCATGCACGAAAGGACCAAAGTCCGGGCCAGGTAGATATCCGCGCCATGGGCCGGGATCACGAACAATTCCTCGTCTGCGTCGTCGCCGTAATTGTCCACAACGTCCTTGCGCCAGGCGTCCTGGCCTTCCTGGGTCCATTCGATGCCGCGCCGCAGGCAAACGCGGCCGTAAAGTCCGTCCGCCAAGGCGTCGTCAAATGTGGTGGTGTGGAGGGAATAAGGCTTTTTCCCCGCCTTGATAGCCTCGATCAACTCGTTGAATGGGTTGTCCACGCCGTTATGGGTGGAAATGATAACCACGCGGCCGCCCCAAATCAGCATGGCCATGGCGGCCTTGATAAGCCCGGCCAGGTCGTCGTGAAAGGCCGCCTCGTCTATAACGATCTTCCCCTGCTTGCCGCGCAGGTTGGCGGGCCTGGAGGATAAGGCGACAATCTTGTGCCCGGAATGAAACCGGATGCGAAAGGCCAGGATGCTTTTCTTTTCGTCGGCTTCGTCGTCAAACAGGAATTCCTCAATCTCCCCGGCCGCCTCGTTGTAAAACCGCGCCCAATCCGCGCAATCCTCTATGAACTCCTGGGCCATGTCCTTGTTGTAGCCGATGTAAAACACGTCCATGCCATTCTCGGAAGCGGCAAGGAGGGTGTCTTCTCCGGCTTCGCCCCAGGAGGCGCCGATCCGCCTGGATTTCTCCCACAGTTTGACCTGGGCCTGATCCTTGGCCCATTCTTGCTGGTAGCCAAGAAACACAGCCGGAGTGCGGTGGGAGCGGTCTTCTTTTCCAGGGTGGCCTTTCATCAGTTGGCAATCCCCAATATCTTGCGTTTGATTTTGTCGGCAGCGTCATCGGACAGGCCGCTCTTTTTCACGGCGTCCGCCACTTCGCCAGCCACCTTTTTGACCCGGGCGGCCAGGTCGGCTTTCAACTTTTCCCGGGCCACGGAAGAGGCTTGCAGCTTGGCCACGTCCGAAATCAGCCGGGGAATCTCCAAAATGTCCGCCTCCCCGGAAACCAGCCCGGCCATGACCTTTTGCAGCATCATCTTGGAGGTGGCTTCCTCCAAGGTCAGGCCTTCGCCCACCTCGGACTTCAAGGCCTGGGCCTGGTCTTCAAACTGTTTGACGGCCTGATAAGCCTCGAAAAACGTCTTGCCGTACCGGCCCATGGACGAACGGCTGATGTCATGGCCGCGATCCTTGCAATACTGGCAGGCTTCCTCGTAGGTGGCCCCTTCCAGGAGGATGCGGTGCAGTTCTTCCCGGAGATCCCGGGGAAGCTCCGTCTCGATCCGGGAGCGTTTCCTGATTTTGGCGTGGCCCATTTATTCCAACTCACTTTCCAGGGCGGCGATCTTCCCGCAGGTTTCCAGGTATTCGGCTTTCAGGGAGGCGGCTTCCGACAAATGAACGGCCGCGCCTTCAATGTCCAATTGCTCGATGGACGTCACCGTGCTGGCGGCCAGGGTGTTTTTGACGGCCCGCAAATTGGCCGCGATCCGGCCTGCAAGCTCAATCTTTTTGGGTTTCAGGTCGGCGATGTGTCCTTTGATGATGGCCCTTTGCGTATTCATTGACCGGTCTCCTTTCTGACCATGGGGCAGAAGGTGTTGTTTTTGATGGCGTTCACCAGGTTGGTTTGGGCCTGGGTGTTCAGGTGGATGATTTCGGCCAGCTCGTTGGCCAGCTTCTGGTAATTGGTCACAAGCTCCACGTTGTTTTCGTAGAACTTGGCCAGGGTGGCCATGTCGTTTTTGTACTCCGCCAAAATCCGTTCGGTGCGGCGCTGATCCACATACCAGACGATAAAAATCAGGCCTGGCAGACCCAAAACGCTGGCGATCACCCCAATTGTCGAAGCCGGTATGGTTTCAAGGATTCCCATTTATCCTCCCGTGGTTTTATGGAGCCGTTCGTATTCTTCCTGACAGTCAATGCATCTTTCACAGCCGGGTACGGCTTGCCGCCTGGCCAGGGGGATGGGGTCTCCGCAATCCCGGCATGTTTCGTATGTGCGTATGCCCGGCCTTGTCCTTGCCGCCGCTATGGCCTGGCGGGTGAAATCTGCCTCTTTCTCTTGGGCCATGTCCGTGGCGTCTGGCATGCGCTTATCCTTGGCCGCGTATGGCTGACACGACGCTGGACACAATGCCTGGCTTTGCCACTTCGCCAGCCTTGGCGCGTTTCTCCTTGCCGCGATCCCAGGTTGTGACGCCCAGGATCGCCCCGAAGGATAGCCATATCCAGTCCGGAACGTTCGGCACCTCGCAATGCGCCAGGGGTAAAATTACGTAAACAGCCAAGGCTGTGACTGGAAAACAGAAGCCGATAAAGGGCCGCCATGAGTATTGAATCCAATGCTCGGACTTCCCTTCTGTCCGCATAGTCGAGTTGACTTCCTGGATAGTCGTCACACGTTCGGCCGATTCAATGCGGGCGTTTTCCACCACCAGCTTTTGGAGTTCCAGGGTGTTTTGTAGTTCCAGTTCCCGGAGCTTGAGAGCGGCTTCCGGGTCGGCGTTTATGGCGGCTTCCAGGGCCTCGGGATCGTCGGGATCTGTCCCGAACAGGGAGGCAACCAGGGTTCCAAGTGCTGCGCCTCCGGCCGGGCCTGCCACGGCTGTTCCGAGTAAGGGCGCTCCCACCTTGGCGATCGTCTTGCCAACTGATTTCCAATCCATGCGTTTATTCCCCCATGAACAACGCCGGGTCGGCGTGCTCGATCTGCAAATGCACGTGGGGCTGCATGTCCGGGTGGTTGTACCGTTGGGTGATGTCCTGGGCCGTGCCGATGACTTCGCCCTGTTCAACGCGATCGCCAGGGCGTTCGGTGACGTCCACATAAAACATCTTGACCGCGACCTTATCGCCCTGGATAAGTACGCCGCTGTATGGCCCTTGGGCGTATGGCCTGGCCAGCCGGATAACGCGGCCTGTAATGGGGGAGACAACGTCCTGGCCGGGTTCACAAAGGAAGTCCATGCCTTCGTGGATGCGTCCGCCTCGGGAGGCTCCGTAAAAACCGGCGCCGGCCGCATCGCTTCTCATGCACTTTCCGGTGGGGCTGATGATGATTTTTTCCATATCGTTTTCCCTCTCGTTCCCATGCTCCGCGTGGGAATGCATACGATTGTCCGTCATTCCCGAATGTCCCTATCGGGAACCCAGCGTCGTTGTATTTCTCCCTCCCCCTTGACGGGGGAGGGCCGGGGTGGGGGTGATTCCCCGCGCCATTTAGCCGCCGGGCTTCCCGGCCTCCGTCGCTCCCTCCCCCACTGCCACGTTGAAGGGAGGGAGCTTTCGGATGGAGTGATACTGATGGCCTACTGCTATGGCCCGGCAAGTGGGGGCTTGCAGGGCAAATCATGGGGCCTACTTTATGGGAAATATAGAGGGGAAGTCGCGCCGGTTTGTCCGGGTTTGTCCGCTTAATTTGATAAGTTGTGAAAAACTTTTAGATATCGAACAGGGAGAGTTGCTGGGGTTGCTCCGCATTGATGCGGGCGTAGGTTTGGTTGCGGATGAGGTAGGCCACAAGCTCGTCGTGTCTGACGCGCTTATGACCTCCTGTCGAGTAGGTATCGATGCATTCCGGGTCCATGGGGGTGGTTTCGCTGGGTCCGGGTTCGTAGGTGTTTGCGCGGCGGCGGAAAGTCCGGTCGGATATGCCCAGGATGCGGCACACGTCGCCCGGAGTATAGGACGGCTTGGCCGGGATCTTCGCGACATCAAGCATGCCCTTCAACTGCATTTCCGCCGTTTTAACGTCCATTTAAAACCTCTTTAAAACACGTATTCAACCAGCGCCAAGATCCCAAAGATTATTAAGACCGCAATAACCAGAATGCCCGGAACCGCCCACGTGTTGTCCGTAGGGGCAGGGTTTCCCTGCCCGTCTTTTGTAGCGGCGGGCCCCTGTGCCTGCCCCTCGTTCCCATGGTCCCCGTGGGAATGCATACCGGCGTCCATTCCATGGATTTCCCTCCATTTTTTTGACGCTTCCGGGCCGAAGCCTCTTTCCAGGCCGCGCTCCAAAATCTCTTGTTTCATGTAAACTGCCAGGTCCAGTACTTCCTGGTACGCATCCAAAAGGGCGTCCCGCCCGTTATGGGTGGTCAAAGGTTCGCCGTATTTTTTAATGCCAACCTGGATGCGCGCTTCCAGATCTTTAATCACTTCCGGCAATACCTCCACGCCCGGCCTTTCGCGGGTGGGCTTGGGTTGTCTGATTGCTGCTTTGCGTTCGCTCATTAGATGTTCCTCAATGATTTCTTTTCGGTGTAGTCCACGTCCAGCTCCAGGCACAGCATGCCCAGCTCACGGCGGAAATCATGCCAATGGATGCGGCTTTCCCGTTCTTTGTCGTGGTTGATTTTGCCGACTTTGTAGTGATCCACATACTTGTGGGTGGCGCGGATCACGGCCAGAGCCTGGGCGGGGTCTATGACCGGCTCCAAGGATATCCAGGTTTTTATGCCCATGGCCTTGGCGGTTTTTATGGCCGCTATTCTGCTTTTCACCGTGGCTGCAAACGGCTCCCAACGGTTGACCGAGCCTTGCTTGATCCATACAAGGGAGGTTCCGAAAGAGCATTTGTCGTACCCTTTCAACAAATGGAAATCCTTGATCGCTCTTAGCCCGCCCTTGGTCAAAACCGTAAATCTTAATTTATGATGAATTAAGATTTTGATTGCTTCGCGGGTGGCTTCCCCGCCCATCCACGGGTAAGGATCGCCGATGAATGACAAAAGGATTTCTCGGTCGTCGCCTTTGGCTTCCACCCTGGCCGCGTCATGTTCCAGCCTTTCCAGGGCGTTCTTTTTCAGTTGGGCCGGTTGGTTGAATGCTTCGCGCGCCTTCCTGGTGGCGCCGGGGGCGTAGCAGTACAGACACCCGTGCGGGCATGTCGTGTACAGGTTGCAGGCAAGAGGCGCGTATTCCCTGGCCGCCCCTTTTGGTTCGTAAATTATTTTCATTTTTTCAGACCCTTTTTAAAGTCCTCATAGATGCTTTTGCCGATGTCTTTGCTCAGGCTTTCGCCGTATCCTGCGGCGCGTGCTGCCTGGGCTGTGCCGTCGTTTTCGGCCTGGTTGCGTTCTTTTTCGATGATGACGGATTCCTCTTTGGCGATGGAGTAGGCGATGGCCCGCAGGTAGTTGTGTGAGTCGAGAGGAAGATCCGAGGGCGGCCTGGCAATCATGCGTTCGATGGCCCTGGCCCAGATTTCCGGGCGGTTTTGGAGCACCCGGTTGTTTTTCCATCCGATTTCAGCGGCCATGGCCAGGGAGTTTAATTCCTGGATCAGGCGGAGGGCCTTTTTCCATTGGAGTCCCCGGCCTGATGCAGGCCGGAAAAATCCCAGGTACGAAAGCGCCACGGGCGCCACGGCCTTGTTCATTTTGGCGACGATGCCCAGGCATTGCCGGGCGTCGGCGTCATTCTCCCACGCCTCCGCGCTATGGATTGCCCCGCATGACGGACAGACCATTTTCATGCTCACCACCTTATCAACACGCCCTCAAAGGGCAGGCCGTAGTTTTGACGGAAAAAATCGACAAACTTTTCGGTCAAGGGGAATCCATCATCCTGGGCCAGCTTGAAAGCGGCTTCTCCATTCAATTCCTTGCCGTCCAGGACCACGCTTTCATCCGTATTAATTCGGATCGGCTGCACAGACTGGCACACGGCCTCCCGAAGAAAGATGCGTTTGCCAGGCTTATAAGGCCCGGTATACATGCGCAGGATGTCGCCCGGCTTGATGGGCCGTTTCCGTTCCTTGCGGATGGTTTGATTCTTTAGTTCCGCCTTGACCATTGGCGCGAACTGTTTTTTGAACCCGACCACATGCTTGATTTGTTTTTTCTGTCCCGTCATGAATTACCCTCCAATCAGGTCTTGTTCGCCCTTGGAATTGACGCCGTGCCTCACGTACACCTGTGACCCGGCTTCGCTTCCGTCCATCATGGCCTGGACGTCGTGGATGCTGACATTATGCTTTTTGCGCGGCTTGGAATCGACCAGGGCGGGATATTTTTGATCCATATAAGCTGTGATCAGCCTGTCCTCTTCCTCGGTAAGCGGAGGCTTGGGCAGGTTTTTAAAAGCGGCAAGCACCCACATTTCAGACCAAAGATCCGCCCGCTTTGTTTTGGTGGCCCTTTTCAGGCGTTTGGGCAGGCTGGCCATGTAGGCTTTGCGCCCGGCGACCAGGCGGCGGCGGAGCACGTCAAAGGTGTAGGCGGCAATCTCGGGATTGGGCGTGCGGCCTATAAAGTCCACGGCGAATGTGTAGTTTCGCCCGTCCCATCCGGGCAGGGAAACCGTGGAGCAGCGGAACAGCGCCCTCACTTTGTCGATCAAAAAGCCAATGTGCCGTGGGGGATTGTTCGCCCCCTGGGCCTCCTGGGTTTTTTGCCCGCTGATGTCGGACATGGCCACTTCATCCATGGAGATGTTGTACTTTTCCATCATGGCCTGGGCGTGGCGCAATGCGGACGCCGCCTCGTTGACGTTGGAGCTCCGCCCCAAAGCCAGGCACTTTTTGATTTTTTCGATGATTTGAGAATGATCCATTACGCCTCCTTATCCCTTCCATGCCTTTGGGCGTCTTTCCGCAGGGCGGTTATAATCTTGTACAGGTCCTTGGTATCCACCCATGCGATGCGGTCCACCTTGCATATGCGTTTTGCCATGGAGTCCGCATAGGCCCACGGCCTCCCGGCTTCGGCCAGATAGGCCTCGATCTTTTTAAGCTGCGCGGATCTGCTGGACTTCGAGTCCATGTTTTTGGGGCGGCCCGGGTAAGAGTTGCGTTTTTTGCGAGTCGCCTTGAATCCGCAGTTTGCCAGGTGCTCTAAAACGGCGCGAAAGCCGTTAGCGTCCAAGTCCTTGGAGCTTTTGACCTTCGCGACGTTATGCAGCATCTCGCGGTACGTTGTTTCATCCATGCCAAGCTGATCCTTGGCTATATGGATTTTCGCCAGTTGCTTTTTGCGCCATACGGCGTAGTTATTGGGCTGATTGGTCATGCCGCTTTTGCCTCCTTGCGGATATTCCTGATTTTCGTGAGGTGCGGGCATTCCCCCAGGCGGACGCTCATGGGTACGTCCAAGTGGCTTCGCAGGGCTTGCATCATGCGTTTGGCCGATGCTTTGCTTTCGTGGGTGCAATGGGGTTCGGTGCCGAATTGTTTTTTGAGTTCCTGCCTGATTTCGTAGCCGCCTTTTGTTTGCCAGTACCACCAGTCGCACAGCGGCACGGGTTCTTCGTCCATATCCTCGATGATTACGACGTGGCATTTTAAAGCCATGATTTAAACCTCCATCCGATAAAGCCATTTTCCGCCGTCACGACGGCAATGGATAACGCGGCCATTTTCCCGCAGCTCGGCCACAATGGAATTGACCGCGCACACATTGGCCTGGGCTATGATTGCCATGGTGGAGAATTCCAGGCCCGAGGAAAGCAGGGCGTCCACCTTTTGAAGCCGTTCGCTTTTTTGTATGTCTGCCGCGTTCATTGCCGCCTCCGTTGGTTGGTAATGGCGGGCCTGGCAGCCCGCCTTCGGTTTACGCCGCCCTGTCCGTCAATTTGGTTTCGTCTGGCTCTATCCAGAACGTGTCTTTCTCCACGATCCGGGCGTCCACCATGGCCAGGCGTTCCTCGGGCCAATCCCGGAGAACGTCCTTGTTCACGGTTTCCTTGACGCGGATGCCTTCCGAAAAGCCCAGGGATTTCAATTTTTCAAGAATCGACGCCAGGGTCTTTTTGGGCTGGGCCTTGACTTCCTTGGAACGGCGAAACCCGATGCTTCCAAAATCCAGATCCACCGAGCGCTTTTTAGCGAACAGGGAGTCCTTGTTCATTTCAGCATAGGCCAGGAGCCCGTTTTCAATGGCCTCCATTTTTGTTTGCCACGGGGCGGCTGCGACCTCCGCGTCCGCTTTGGCCTGGTCGATGCGATCATTCATGTTCGCGTTGACGGCCTCGATCTCGCGTTTGATGGCGGCGATTTCCCGCAGGGCTTCGTTTGCTTCTTTCAGATCGCGTACAGGGTACAAGCTGTTTTTGTTGGGTTTTTTCCTTGCCATTTAAACCTCCATTTCGTTTGCGCGTAGCGCCATTTTGAAGTTCTTTGCGGAGCTTTCTTTCAAGAAAGCGACTCGCCGAAGGCTCTTTTAAGCCGCCGCATTCCCGCGTTTCAGAGGCACTATCCTGGCGACGTTGGCGAACACATTAATGCCGTCGCCGTTTTTAAGAGCCTCTTCCATGGCCTGGGCTTTGGCGTCGTAAAAGTCAGAGCAGGCCGCATACTGTTCAAATGTGATACCCAGGCGCCTTCCATATTTACGGTCGACAAAGCGGTCCGCCTTTTTATCCAGGCATTCATACAGGCTGATTATCGCCCTGCGTTTGCGTCCGGCTGGCATGGGTTCCGGGAAGGTCCACACGCCCCCGCCTTGACTCGCAGGCCCTGTTATGCGCCATGTCATGGCGTCGGATATAATGCTGTTGTTTTCCTCCTGGGCGCTCATAACCATGGATGCCGCAGCCACGCTCAGCGCCGCTACGATCCCGACCGCCGCTAATGTCAAAACTATTTCAATCATCGTTTATCTCCCCATTTAAAAAGTTTTTTGGAAAGGGGGTCCGGGGGAAAATCCTTTTGTTCACAAAAGGTTGTCCCCCGGCGCTTTTTATGCTTGCCCGCATTCCCGGCAGGCGCGCCAAAGACGCGCCCTGACAGGGCTTGACGGGGCGAATGGTTTTTTCCGTTCGGCAGCGCACCGGGACAAAGGGATTTCTCCCAGGACCGGGCAGTCAACCGTTCCCGTGCCGTAAACCTCCGCCACCCGCTGCATGATTCCGTCCGCGTTTCCCCGGTATTTGCCTTTAAGCACCTGGTTGACTGCGGAGGGCGAGTATCCGATTTGACGGGCTACGGCGCTTTGTCCGTGGGCTTCCACGGCCTCGTTGAGCAATGCCATGTGATCAGTCATTATCCGCCTCCTTGGGCCTGCATTCCTTGGCCGTCAAGGGCTGGTCGCATTTGTCGCAATAGACCGGATGATTCGGGCCGTTATCCCTGACCAGGCGGTAATTCCTGGCGCTGCCCGGGCGGCCGCCCTTGTACTCCCCGACCTCCGCAACAAAGCCATGGATCAGCAATTGCCGCAGGTAGCGCTGGAGGTTGTTCAGCCCGGCTCCGGATGTGCGGCACAGATCCGGGATGGTAAAGCGGCGCAGGATGCGCATGCTTTGCCACGCCTTGGACCTGGCGTTTCCCTTGGTGCTTTTTCTACGCTGCATCCCTTTGACTCCCGGCATTATTTCCCCCTCTTGGTAAAGTCGGGTTGATCGTAGAACAAAGGCCTGTCCCCCCAATGATCCATGGTCACAAGGCCCATGCCGTTGGTCTTGCCGAAGGTTTCCACCTTGCTTAGGGCCGTGGACATGCGGCCTATGTTGGCGCAGGCCTCCTTGTGGATGTAAGCCAGCAGGACGTCATCGATGCCCACCTCGCACATGGTGTCCGCCAAAACGCGGGCGTCCGCCAGGTCGATGCCTTTAAACTCGATCCATTGGGTGATGCGCCTTGCAAACCGGCCGTTTGTGCGGATTTTACGGGCCATAAGCTCCATGCCGATCAGGATCACCGGAGAGCCGGTCACGTCGTAAATGTCCCGCAAGGTGTCCACCATTTGAGGCTGGCGAAACAGGTAATCCGCCTCATCCACGAATATGGGCCGGGGTTCCTCCATCAGGGCCTGGGTGACGGTGTTGGCCATGGGGGCGATGCGGTAGAGCGGCTCGTATCCAAGCTCCACCATCAAGGCGCCCATCATGGTTGTGACTGTCCAGGAACTCATGGCCCGGACGAAAATCCCGTTCATGGCGTTGGTGGCGTAGGCCACGGTGGTGGACTTGCCCTCCCCGGGAATGCCGAAAAGCAGCCCCATGCCCTCAACGCCGAAAGGGCGGTCCCGCAGCTCGTGAACCGCCGCCAAAAACCGCCGCACATTCTTGGTCATTGCCATTTTGTGTTGCATCTGATACCTCCTGTTTAGTGTTTAGTTTTTCCGGGGGAGCGCGTCCGCATAACGCCTTCCCCGGACCCTCTTTAGCCTCATGCCCCCTATTTAAAGTTTTTTGGAAAGGGGGTTTGGGGGAAAATCCTTTTGTTCACAAAAGGTTTGCCCCCAAGGTCTTTACATGGCCGCCCGTTTGTTCCGTTCGGCGAACGGCGCCCAGCCCGCCTTATGCAGGCCGCGCTTTTTGCCGGTTTCCATGCAGTGTTCAAAATCATCCACCCATTGCTGCTCCTGGGCCGTGAGTTCGGCGCCGGCCCGGATTTCGTCCGTAAGCCACTCGTAAGCCTCGAAATCATCAGAAGGATAGCGGCGCTGGGCCTGCTTGCGTTCGGCCAGTTCGATCACCTTGGCGGCGGCTTGATCCTGGGCGGGCGTCAATTCCGGGACTATCGGCGCCACGTCGATCACGCCCCGGCGTTCGGCTTCGATTTCCGCAAGCTGGTTTTCCTTGAGCTTGGCGCGGCGGGCGGCGCGCTGATCAATGCATTGTTCCTCAACGGATTTCGGGAACCACCGCTTTTCATTGGCCCTAAACCGGGCGATGCAGATCAGGCTTTCGTCCTGATCGCGCACCCACACGCGGTCGGGATCGTGCCAGTCGTAATGCACAAACACCTTTTGGCCGTGGAAGTGCTCCAACTCCGGGTCGTAGTATGGGTTGCCGAAAACCGTCACCTGGGCGCGCCTGGTCGTAACCATGATGCAGGGCCGGAAAAGGTCGGTCAGTTCGTGTTCTTCCAGAATTACGGGCCGCCATCCTTCGGCAAGATAAGAGCCCCACATTTCCATGGGCGTCATGTGGCGGCGGCGGCCTGTTTTCGGGTCCGTAACCTTGGGAAGGTGGGTGTGGGGCCGATTGTTGTATCTGTCCACGGTGTCCCGGCACAGGTCCAAAAACTGCTTCCAGGTGGGCAGCAAATCGCTCCGTCCCATGGTGCGGACGTCCTTTTCCACCTGCAAATACACCTTGCGGGCCACGGTTTTATCCATGTCCTTGTGGGTGCATGTGGGCAGCTTTTTGGCGGCCCGTATCCACAAGGGCTTGTTCAATTGCTCCACGATTCCACGGGCCTGGGCGTTGCCAGGGATGCCCACCTTTTGGGTGGTCCCGATGCGGGCCAGGAGTCCGGTCACATCATCCGAAATCACCTTGGCCATGTTGCCCGCGCCGCGATCGCTGTAAAATATGGCCGGGACGCCGCCAATCAGCTTTTTCTCATTTACTGTCACGCCGTGACGCAGGGCGTCCGCCACTGTTTTGGCGGATTCGGCCAGGCCAACGCTCCACCCCACGCACACCCGCGTTGCAACATCAATGACGGCGCAGCACTCGGGATGGAAGGCCCCGCCATGTGCGGGATGGGCCACCCTGGCCTTGAAGGAATGGCCGTCGCACACGTAAATGGATGTCGGCATAAGATCGGAATCGTCGCGGATGATGTGGCCGCGAATGGACCGAAGCTGCTGGGGGCTCATGCGGCCCTTGTTCCGGTCCTTGACCGAAATCTTTTTCAAAAAGCGGTAGGCTTGATCCCGGGTGGGAATAGGAAAACCCGGGGGCGCTTCGTCCTGCATTTCCTCCAAAGCGGCCGGAACGGAGGGCTTTGCAGCTTTGCGGTAGCACTCCATGAACAACCCCGCCCAGGCTGGCAGATCCTTTGGGTCCGCCTTCTTGGGGGCCAGAGCCGTAAGCCCGGACTTGACGTCCTTTTTCCAACGGAAAAGGGTTGTCCGGGAGAGGGTCCGCTTGCCGTCCTTGCCTTTACGGGCGTTGGCAACGGAAATGAGCCCTTGAAGATGTTCCGGCAAAACGCCGCACTCCGCTTCTTCTATGAGGGATTGGGCCGCCTGATTGGCGCCCATGGTTTCCGCCCGATTGTTCCACTCCTGGATGATTGCCAGCCGGGCTTCCATGGTTTTCCGTTGCCAGCCCTTCAAATCCTCCGGCTTTTGCTTTACCTGCTTGGCCGGAGCCTGGGCCTTGGGCCTGGGCGCAAGGGCGTGCATCCAATCCTGTTCCGGCAAGCCTGTCACCTTGTTAAGCCACCGGTAAATATTGGATTCGCTGTGTCCGGCCTGTTTGCCGACCACCTCAATGGCGCTGGCCTGGGTAGCCCCAAGATTCATGTGGCCGTAAACCGCCTGGACGGCAAGCAGGCGTCTGGCCGCCGTCGCCTGGATTTCCAGAGCTTCCGGCGACGTCCCGGAGCAAACCGGCGCGGGCAGGTTTTCATCAGCCTTTACTTGGCCTTCAAAAAGCTGGATTTGGGCCTGGATGGGCTTGGGAAGCAGGGAATACAAATAACATTTTTTCCTTGTGCCGTTATCCACCCGGACAACATAACTCCAGCTTTCATTTGTCGCCCGCTTGCGGATCGCCCTGTCTCCAACTCCAGTGATTTTTGATAATTCCAGGGCGGTATAATATGGTTGAACCTGGATCATGGTTACCCCCTAATTCGCTGCTACAACCGTTTTCAGGGCGTCCAGGTGGCGTGTGATGGCTTCCTTGGACGTTTCCTTAAAGCCGCCCTCCTTGGCCTTCTCGATCTCGATTAGAAAAGCGTCAAAGGCCCCTTTAAACTCGGGCGAATACAATTCATCCTTGTTTAGCCCTTCCCTGATTTTTTTCACGGTCTGCTGGACCGTTTCACCCTTGATTTTCTTGACCGTGTCCGACACA encodes the following:
- a CDS encoding Mu transposase C-terminal domain-containing protein, giving the protein MIQVQPYYTALELSKITGVGDRAIRKRATNESWSYVVRVDNGTRKKCYLYSLLPKPIQAQIQLFEGQVKADENLPAPVCSGTSPEALEIQATAARRLLAVQAVYGHMNLGATQASAIEVVGKQAGHSESNIYRWLNKVTGLPEQDWMHALAPRPKAQAPAKQVKQKPEDLKGWQRKTMEARLAIIQEWNNRAETMGANQAAQSLIEEAECGVLPEHLQGLISVANARKGKDGKRTLSRTTLFRWKKDVKSGLTALAPKKADPKDLPAWAGLFMECYRKAAKPSVPAALEEMQDEAPPGFPIPTRDQAYRFLKKISVKDRNKGRMSPQQLRSIRGHIIRDDSDLMPTSIYVCDGHSFKARVAHPAHGGAFHPECCAVIDVATRVCVGWSVGLAESAKTVADALRHGVTVNEKKLIGGVPAIFYSDRGAGNMAKVISDDVTGLLARIGTTQKVGIPGNAQARGIVEQLNKPLWIRAAKKLPTCTHKDMDKTVARKVYLQVEKDVRTMGRSDLLPTWKQFLDLCRDTVDRYNNRPHTHLPKVTDPKTGRRRHMTPMEMWGSYLAEGWRPVILEEHELTDLFRPCIMVTTRRAQVTVFGNPYYDPELEHFHGQKVFVHYDWHDPDRVWVRDQDESLICIARFRANEKRWFPKSVEEQCIDQRAARRAKLKENQLAEIEAERRGVIDVAPIVPELTPAQDQAAAKVIELAERKQAQRRYPSDDFEAYEWLTDEIRAGAELTAQEQQWVDDFEHCMETGKKRGLHKAGWAPFAERNKRAAM